A stretch of the Comamonas testosteroni TK102 genome encodes the following:
- a CDS encoding phosphoribosyltransferase, protein MSEIASVVDLCGQNLPGFDATTDYWQAIVTEAELNQSPLPPYAKSYPARLPDGRYLLLPLRGMPTADGSAPDRCVASLIANQASMEVVEQLALHMAQGTGAHDFDVVIGLPTLGLAFAPLVARHLGHSRYVPLGYSRKYWYRDELSEPVSSITTPGKGKLLYIDPNQLGLIAGRRVLVVDDAVSSGTTMVSGLKLLERCGAEVAAIAVAMRQGTQWQQKLVRADGSAIPVVAAYDCPRMERRADGWWPESP, encoded by the coding sequence ATGAGTGAAATTGCATCCGTGGTCGATCTTTGCGGCCAGAACCTGCCCGGCTTCGACGCCACGACCGACTACTGGCAAGCCATCGTCACCGAGGCCGAGCTGAACCAGTCGCCGCTGCCGCCCTATGCGAAGAGCTATCCGGCCCGATTGCCCGACGGCCGCTATCTGCTGCTGCCGCTGCGCGGCATGCCGACAGCCGATGGCTCGGCACCGGACCGCTGCGTGGCCTCCCTGATTGCCAATCAGGCCTCGATGGAGGTGGTGGAGCAGCTGGCGCTGCACATGGCGCAAGGCACCGGGGCGCATGATTTCGACGTGGTCATAGGCCTGCCCACGCTGGGCCTGGCCTTCGCGCCGCTGGTGGCGCGCCACCTGGGGCACAGCCGCTACGTGCCCCTGGGTTATTCGCGCAAATACTGGTATCGCGACGAGCTCTCCGAGCCCGTCAGCTCCATCACCACGCCGGGCAAGGGCAAGCTGCTCTATATCGACCCGAATCAGCTGGGCCTGATTGCCGGCAGGCGCGTGCTGGTGGTGGACGATGCCGTGAGTTCGGGCACGACCATGGTGTCCGGCCTCAAGCTGCTGGAGCGTTGCGGCGCCGAAGTGGCCGCCATTGCCGTGGCCATGCGCCAGGGCACGCAGTGGCAGCAAAAGCTGGTGCGTGCCGATGGCAGCGCCATCCCCGTGGTCGCGGCCTACGACTGCCCGCGCATGGAGCGCCGGGCCGACGGCTGGTGGCCTGAAAGCCCATAG
- a CDS encoding M20 aminoacylase family protein → MAAPLNPVHAEIHPPVLPEVAAVADEMLALRHDLHAHPELAYEEHRTGDIVAARLAEWGYEVHRGLGDTGVVGTLRCGEHANGKHIGKRLGLRADMDALPIRETTGLSYASRHDGKMHACGHDGHTATLLAAARVLAGRKNQLQGTLNLIFQPAEEGHGGAQKMVEQGLFELFPCDALYAFHNEPGYPAGQFGFRPGVMYSSSDTAIITIRGKGGHGAMPHVAVDPIVVASHLVLALQTIRSREIDPNDMAVVTIGAIHAGDAPNVIPETCELRVTIRARCPEVRQQLRERITAMAHAQAAVHRATAEVDYKWRYPPVMNDKAATEFAVAVAREFLGEEWLIPDLQPLQASDDFAIMLNQVPGNYFIVGNGMGEGGCMVHNAAYDFNDNLLPVTASYWVKLAESYLRRD, encoded by the coding sequence ATGGCCGCGCCTCTGAACCCGGTGCATGCCGAGATCCATCCGCCCGTGCTGCCCGAAGTGGCTGCCGTCGCGGACGAGATGCTGGCCCTGCGCCATGATCTGCATGCCCATCCCGAGCTGGCCTACGAAGAGCATCGCACCGGTGATATCGTGGCCGCCAGGCTGGCCGAATGGGGCTACGAGGTCCATCGCGGCCTGGGCGACACCGGCGTGGTGGGGACGCTGCGCTGTGGCGAGCATGCCAACGGCAAGCACATCGGCAAACGTCTTGGCCTGCGCGCCGATATGGATGCGCTGCCGATCCGTGAAACCACGGGCCTGTCCTATGCCAGTCGTCACGACGGCAAGATGCATGCCTGCGGCCACGACGGGCACACGGCCACGCTGCTGGCCGCAGCCAGGGTGCTGGCCGGACGCAAGAACCAGCTCCAGGGCACGCTCAATCTGATCTTTCAGCCTGCCGAGGAAGGCCATGGCGGCGCGCAGAAGATGGTGGAGCAGGGCCTGTTCGAGCTGTTTCCCTGCGATGCGCTCTACGCCTTTCACAACGAACCCGGCTACCCGGCCGGGCAGTTCGGCTTTCGCCCGGGCGTGATGTATTCCAGCTCGGACACGGCCATCATCACCATTCGCGGCAAGGGTGGCCATGGTGCCATGCCCCATGTGGCCGTGGACCCCATCGTCGTGGCTTCGCATCTGGTGCTGGCTTTGCAGACCATACGCTCGCGCGAGATCGACCCCAACGACATGGCCGTGGTCACCATCGGTGCCATCCATGCGGGCGATGCGCCCAATGTGATTCCGGAAACCTGCGAGCTGCGCGTGACCATCCGCGCGCGCTGCCCCGAGGTGCGCCAGCAGCTGCGCGAGCGCATCACGGCCATGGCCCATGCCCAGGCCGCCGTGCACCGCGCCACGGCCGAGGTGGACTACAAATGGCGCTATCCGCCCGTCATGAACGACAAGGCAGCGACGGAGTTTGCCGTCGCGGTGGCGCGCGAGTTCCTGGGCGAGGAATGGCTGATTCCCGATCTGCAGCCGCTGCAGGCCAGCGACGACTTCGCCATCATGCTCAACCAGGTCCCCGGCAACTATTTCATCGTCGGCAACGGCATGGGCGAAGGCGGCTGCATGGTGCACAACGCGGCCTATGACTTCAACGACAACCTGCTGCCCGTGACTGCCTCGTATTGGGTGAAGCTGGCCGAGAGCTATCTGCGCCGCGACTGA
- a CDS encoding Bug family tripartite tricarboxylate transporter substrate binding protein, protein MSTSRRSFVAAAALLASGLTAPAVFAAADAWPATKPITLIVPFSAGGNVDTTARLIGQKLGERLHQSIVVDNVPGAGGVLGVSKAVKAPADGYTLLMGFDGPISIAQLVNSAVKYDAEKDLTPVGLTTIAPVVAVARPGLPAHNLNELIALARSKPGSLTYATSGVGTMLHLAMEMLQERAKIKLVHVPYRGGAQITSDVMGGQVDVGMLTTVSAVPMIQQKKLEGLGVTSAKRIDAIHAVPTFGETAELKGFDLNTWTGLFVPAKTPQAVVTRLATELDAVLKMPDVRKRLEDGGATPGSGTQASFVQFLKKEKAGYAQIVKSANIQAE, encoded by the coding sequence ATGTCCACATCCCGCCGCTCCTTTGTTGCCGCCGCCGCCTTGCTGGCCTCAGGCCTTACCGCGCCCGCCGTTTTCGCCGCCGCCGATGCCTGGCCCGCCACCAAGCCCATCACGCTGATCGTGCCGTTCAGTGCCGGTGGCAATGTGGACACCACGGCGCGCCTGATCGGCCAGAAGCTGGGCGAGCGCCTGCACCAGTCCATCGTGGTGGACAACGTGCCCGGCGCGGGCGGTGTGCTCGGGGTGAGCAAGGCCGTCAAGGCCCCGGCCGACGGCTACACCTTGCTCATGGGCTTTGACGGCCCCATCAGCATTGCCCAGCTGGTGAATTCCGCCGTCAAGTACGACGCCGAAAAGGATCTGACCCCTGTGGGGCTGACCACCATCGCACCCGTGGTCGCCGTGGCCCGTCCCGGCCTGCCGGCGCACAATCTGAACGAGCTGATTGCACTGGCGCGTTCCAAGCCCGGCTCGCTGACCTACGCCACTTCGGGCGTGGGCACCATGCTGCATCTGGCCATGGAAATGCTGCAGGAACGCGCCAAGATCAAGCTGGTGCATGTGCCCTACCGCGGCGGTGCCCAGATCACCAGCGACGTGATGGGCGGTCAGGTCGATGTGGGCATGCTCACCACCGTGAGCGCCGTGCCCATGATCCAGCAGAAAAAGCTCGAAGGTCTGGGCGTGACATCGGCCAAGCGCATCGATGCCATCCACGCCGTGCCCACCTTTGGCGAGACGGCCGAACTCAAGGGCTTTGACCTCAACACCTGGACGGGGCTGTTCGTGCCCGCCAAGACGCCTCAGGCCGTGGTCACGCGCCTGGCTACCGAGCTCGATGCCGTCCTCAAGATGCCCGATGTGCGCAAGCGCCTGGAAGATGGCGGCGCCACGCCCGGCTCCGGCACCCAGGCCAGCTTTGTCCAGTTCCTGAAGAAGGAAAAAGCCGGCTATGCCCAGATCGTGAAGTCGGCGAACATTCAGGCGGAGTAA